AATGCTTTAGCTTGTTCGCCTTCAATATCAACAATCGTCATGTGTGATACGTCAAACATACCTGCATCGGTACGCACGGCATTGTGTTCTTCTATTTGTGAGCCGTAGTTGATTGGCATTTCCCAGCCATGAAAATCAACCATTTTTGCGCCTGCTTCAAGGTGCTTAGCATGTAGTACAGTTTTAGAAGTCATAACATTCCTTCACGTTTTAAATTAACCCTGTGCGGGCGTGGCTTAAATAGGTTTTATTAATACAGGTAAACACATAATGTTTACCTGTTAGTTATAAGTATTAAGCGGCTTCGCTTTGCATAATTGCAAAGCCTTGTGCTTGCAGGTGCTGTTGCCATTTTTGAAGTTCTTGTTGTTTAGCTACTAACACAAAATGTTGTTCGTCGTTTTTATCTATTGCGGTAATAAATACTTCGCCGCTTTGCGCGCCATAACATAGCTGCGGGTTTGATAAACGCAGCCCTGGCGTTAATTTAAACGCGCTTATTAAGGTATCAAAGGCGTTTTCACCACACAGTGCAAGAGTTGCTAAGTCGCTACGTAGTACATAATCAATATCAAAACGTAGTTGTTGCTCGTTTATAAGTGCTTGTAATTGCAAGCTTGCGTTGTGCGGTAGCACAAATCTAAATGCGGTTTCGCTAAAGTAATAAACGGCAAAACTGTAATCTGAATTTAAATCGCCATCGAGCGTGCCTTTTAGGCCTAAGCCACTAGCGGTTAGCTTAGTTAAATCTAAGCCTAATATAGTGCTTAAAAATACACTGGTTTCACTGCCGCTAAAATCCATAACAACCAGGTTGTTATTAGCTTGCACTGCATTAGTAACCGCGCTTGCAGCATTGCTGTGGCGGGCAAACATTATTGGATTAAAAGTCATAACAAACACCTATGTATTTTTGATACCAAAAGTATATTGCGCCGCTGTGACAACAACAAATTGTAATTATTTATCAATTGATAAATAATACTTATATATATGGCTATATAAATTGTAATTTTAAATATGAAAAACATTTCGACCGACAGTTTACGTACCTTTGTGATGGTAGTTGAGGTAGGCGGCTTTGCAAAAGCAGGCGACCTATTAGGCTTATCGCAACCGGCTGTAAGCCTACAAATTAAACGCCTAGAAGATTTACTCGGTTATAAATTATTTAAAAAACAAGGCCAGCGCCAAGTACTTAACCAATACGGCGAACTACTACTGCCAATGGCAAAACAAATGATGCAACATAACGACGCTATTTTGCAGCAATTCACCTCTGAGAGTATTACCGGTAAAGTGCGCTTGGGCATACCTAGCGAATTTGCTGCACGTATATTGCCCTCTATTATTGGCGACTTTGTGGCGTTATACCCAGAGGTATCTTTGGAGGTTAAATCGCGCCTTAGTAAACATTTGCTTTCGGCTTCAAGGCAGGATCAGTTTGATTTAGTGTTAGCGCTAAACGAGCAACTTAACTCTGATAAGTTCCCTATTTTTATGCAAGACGAACTAGTGTGGGTGGGCGATTTAGCACTGGCTAAAAATGAGGTTATTACTTTGGTTACCGCACCAGAGGGCTGTATTTATAGACGCCGAGCTACCGACGCACTTAAAAGTGCGGGTATTAAATACCGCATTGTATATAGTAATGCCGATTTAACTGGCCTTATAGCAGCCATAAAAGAAGGGTTAGGTATTACGGTACTGGCAAAAAGCACGGTGCCAAGTGATCTTAATTTTCAGCCACAAAGTAAACATTTACCAGCACTTGGTAGCATTGGCATTAGCTTAGTTAAAAGTACTGGCGAATCAGAACACGCTGTAGATAAACTTGCTGAGTTTATAGCACTACGCTTAGGGTATTAACCTACCTTTTGTTAAATAAGTCTATTAAAAGCAGGACTTACCAGTGCTAACTACATTAAACCTCATTATGAGCTAGCACAGCAGTAAAGCGCTTAACTCAACCTCAGATTAATTATTTACTTTTAGTGAATAAAAAATCACGTAAAACTAAAAATTAAGTTAATTCTTATTGCTAAATGTTCTAAATAAGTAAACAGTTAAACTCGTAATAACATTGATTCGTATTTGTTAACGTGTTTAAATTGCGTCGATTTACATAATTGACATGATTAAATTAGGACACGCAATGACACCTAAGTTTTTAGTATCTACCCTAGCAACTGCCGTTGCACTATCTTTAAGTGCTGCTGCAACAGCCAAAGATAGCAGTGAAAATGAGCAAAACTTCGAACAAATTACCGTTATTGGTTCTGAGCAGGCAATAAACGACATCCCTGGTTCTGCTACTTTTATATCTGATGAAGAACTACAAAAATTTGAATTTACCGATATTTCACGTGTATTAGCATCAGTACCTGGCGTTTACGTACAAGAAGAAGACGGCTATGGTCTTCGCCCTAATATAGGTATGCGCGGAACCGGTACTGGCCGTAACGATAAAATATCAGTAATGGAAGATGGGGTATTAGTTGCACCGGCACCTTACTCTGCACCTTCTGCTTATTATTTTCCAACTATGGGCCGCATGGAGTCTATAGAAGTATTAAAAGGGGCGGCTTCGGTTAAGTACGGCCCTCGTACTACGGGCGGTGTTTTAAACTTAGTATCGCGTAGTTTAGCTACCGAACCTAACAGCTCAAAAGGCATGGTAGATGCAGCCTTAGGTGGTGATGGCTACTACAAAGGCCATGCTTATTTTTCAAAAGAAAAAAACAACACTGCAGGTCTAATTGAAGTATTTACTTACGGTGCAGATGGCTTTAAAGAACTCCCTGTTGGCGATGACAACACAGGCTTTGAAAAAACTGACTTACTATTAAAGTTTGGTCATACTTTTGGTGAAAATGATGCCCACAGCCTTGAGCTAAAAGTGAAGTACTCGGATGAAACATCAGACGAAACTTACATGGGTTTAACTGAAGACGATTACAAAGCAAACCCTAATCGTCGTTACGCTGCATCGCAAAATGATGAAATGAACACGCGCCATAATGCGTATCAGCTTAACTATGCATACCGCTTTGGCGATGGCTACGAGTTATTAGCCACTGCTTATTTAAACGACTTTCATCGCAACTGGTATAAAGCAAGCAAAGTAAGCGAAAGCTACCTAGAGCAATACAGTAACTTTGAAGCAAACCCAACAAGTGAAGGCATTGAGGGTATTGGTATTAAAGCTAATAACCGTGACTACCAAGCAAAAGGTATTCAGTCTGAATTGCACATTCCTGCGGGCGATCACTACGTGACTGTTGGTGTGCGATACCACGAAGACGAAATGGATCGTTTTCAATGGCAAGACACCTATACGCTTAATCAAGACCTAAGCATGACGCTAACCCAAAGTGGCATTCCGGGCTCTGACAGCAACCGTGTAGATAGCGCAGAGGCAAGCACACTGTTTGTGCAAGACGAGTGGACTATTGATGCGTTAGTAATTAGTGCCGGCCTTCGTTATGAAGACATTACAATTACACGTGAAGAATGGGCTAAATCAGATTCAACGCGTAGCAATGGTTTAACTAAAAATGTATCAAATGATACTGAAATTTTAGTGCCATCTTTAGGTGCTACTTACACTCTTAACGAAAACGTAACGTTACTTGCAGGCATTCAAAAAGGGTATGCACCAGCCGCCCCAGGTAATGCAGACCAAGATGAAGAAGAAAGTGTAAATATTGAATTTGGTTCGCGTTTTAACGCAGCTGGGTTTAACGGTGAAATAATTGCGTTTTTCTCTGATTACGACAACATGCATGGTAACTGTACCGCTGCGGTTGGCTGTAGTGATGACAATATTGGTGACCAATACAACTACGGTGAAGTAGAAGTGTCGGGCTTTGAATTTAGTGCAGCACGCACTTTTAATACCGATAATATAGCATTTCCAGTTAAATTTACTTACACCTATACCGACTCTGAATTTAAAAACGATTTTGATTCAGCAATTTGGGGGCCTGTAAACGCTGGCGATGCAATGCCATACGTACCAGAAAACCAAGCTGCTTTATCATTAGGTGCTGAGTTTTCTAACTTTGTGATTAACAGCCAAATGCGCTATGTATCAAACGCTCATGCCGATTTAACTGACTCAGGCTTAGACGCTATAGATAGCCGTGTAGTATGGGATTTAGCTGCTAAATACTTAATTGATGCTAACCAAAAAGTATATTTAAGCGTAGATAACCTATTTGATAAAACCTACATTGCTAATCGTGCAAATGGCGGCATTCAGCCAGGAAAGCCACGTACGGTACAGATGGGCTACACATATAGCTTTTAAGTTTAAAGCTGGTTAAACGGTTCACCACCAGCGTAAATTATATATACAAAAAAGCCGAGATTATTAAATCTCGGCTTTTTTAATACTTATAAAGTAAGCTAACTCACATTAGTTATTTACGTTTCGCTGGCGTAATACTTCAAATAAACAAATACCGGTAGCAACCGATACGTTTAAGCTAGATACCGAACCTGCCATTGGAATTTTAACTAGTACATCACAGTGCTCACGCGTTAAACGGCGCATGCCCTCGCCCTCAGCTCCCATAACTATGGCCATTGGCCCAGTTAGGTTTGCATCAAATACATGTGTATCTGTTTCGCCAGCGGTGCCTACCACCCATACGCCTGCATCTTTAATTTCGCGCAAGGTACGTGCAAGGTTTGTTACTTGAATAAGCGGTACAGTTTCGGCCGCACCACAGGCTACTTTACGTGCTGTGCCGTTAAGCTTGGCCGACTTATCCTTAGGTACAATAATAGCGTGTACGCCTGCAGCATCAGCGCTACGAAGGCATGCACCTAAATTATGCGGATCGGTGATCCCATCTAAAACAAGTAAAAACGGTGTGTCTTCGCGAGCAATGATCTCATCAAGATCTTTTTCGTTATAAACACGCGCAGCTTTTACGTTGGCAATAATACCTTGGTGCTGCTCGTCGTTTGCTTTGTTATCAAGCGCTTTTCGCTGCATAAATTGTACAGAAATACCAAATTTACGTGCTTCATTAATAATCGGGGTTAAGCGTTTGTCGTCACGGCCTTTAAGGGCATAAATTTCTAAAAAACGCTCTGGCTCTTTTGATAAAATTGCTTCTACAGAGTGAAAGCCAAAAATTAATTCATTACTCACGTATTGTTTGCTCCTGAGCTATTACGTTTACGGGCGTTTTTGCCTGGTCTTTTAGGCTTTTTAACTGCCTTTTTTTTCGGTTTTTTCTTTGCGGTTGTTTCAGCGGCTTTTTTACCTGCTGGCTTGGCGCCAGATTTACCCGCTGGTTTACCTTTGTTTTTACTGGCTGGCTTTTTATCGCCTTTAGGTTTCTCATCGCTAGATGAATGCTTACCTGGAATTTTACCAGCCTTAAGCTGAGCTCTTACACTTGCTGGTGCATGGCTTGATTTACCTCGCCCTGCACTTTTTGGCCCACCACGACGACGTGCGTATCTGTCTTGTGGTGCATCGCCATTAAGCGTTAGGTTAATGCGGCGCTCATCTAAGCTTACCGACGCCACTTGCACAGTAACTTTGTCGCCAAGGCGATAAACAGTATGAGTGTGCTCACCAATTAAGGTGTGTTTAGCCGCATCGTGCTGGAAGTATTCGTCGCCTAAATTAGTAACATGAATTAGCCCGTCGATTTGTAAATCGTCTAGGCGTATAAATAAACCAAAATTAGTAACCGATGAAATAACCCCGTTGAACTCCTCGCCCACGTGGTCTTGCATAAATTCACATTTAAGCCAGTCGGCTACTTCGCGAGTTGCATCATCTGCGCGGCGCTCTGTGGTAGAACACTGCTCGCCAAGTTGGTCTACTTCATCGTCGGTGTACGCATACGCGCCCGATGTTTGTTGGCCTTGCGCCTTAATTACCGCTTTAATTGCGCGGTGAACCACTAAATCAGGGTAACGACGAATAGGCGATGTAAAGTGAGCATACGCAGGTAATGCTAAACCAAAGTGGCCTATATTATCTGGCTGGTAAACCGCTTGCTTCATTGAGCGAAGTAGCATGGTTTGAATAAGCTCGGCCTCTGGGCGGTCGCCTAAGCGTGCCAATACTTGGGTAATTTCTTTTGGTGTTGGCTCATCGCTTAATGTGCTTTGAATACCAAGCTCACCTAAAAACTGCGTAAAGTTACCTAGTTTTTCTTGATCAGGCTCGTCGTGTACACGGTACAAGGCGCTTGCTTCGTGTTTTTCTAATATTTTAGCCGCCGATACGTTGGCTAAAATCATACATTCTTCAATCAGTTTGTGCGCATCGTTACGAATAACCGGCACAATTGACTCTATTTTACGATGAGCATTAAATACAAAACGTGTTTCGAGTGTTTCAAATTCAATAGCACCACGGGTTTGACGCGCCGATTTAAGCGCCATATACATTTGCTGTAAATCAGTTAAATGTGGCACAACTGAGGCGTATTCTTCACGTAGTTTTTCATCACCTTGCAAAATAGCATTTACTTTGGTGTAAGTTAAACGTGCGTGCGAGTTCATAACGGCTTCGTAAAACTTGTACCCTGAAAGCTTACCCGCATCCGAAATTGTCATTTCGGCAACCATACATAAACGGTCTACTTTTGGGTTAAGCGAACATAAACCGTTAGACAGCACTTTAGGCAGCATAGGTATTACTTGCTCAGGAAAATACACTGAGTTACCGCGTGCGATTGCTTCTTTATTAAGTGGCGTGTTCATGCCTACGTAATGCGATACATCGGCAATAGCTACCCATAAACGCCATCCGCCTGACTTTTTACGCTCACAATAAACGGCGTCATCAAAGTCGCGTGCGTCTTCGCCATCTATGGTTACAAGCGGTAGGTCGCGTAAATCTACACGGCCTTGTTTGTCGGCTTCTTCAACAAATTCGCCAAGGTGGGCAACTTGTTTTTCTACTTCTTCAGGCCACACATGCGGTATATCGTGATTACGCAGTGCCACTTCAATTTCCATACCCGGCGCTAAGTGCTCACCCAGTACGTCAATAATTTTACCTACCGCGTTCATGTTACGGCTAGGGTTTTGCGTAATTTGCACTTGCACCATTTGGTTATGGCGCGCGCCGTTTTCACTACCCGGAAGGATTATAATATCTTGGGTAATACGTGGGTCTTCTGCGACTACAACTGCAATGCCATGTTCAACAAAATAACGCCCTACAATAGGTGCGCGCTCGTTGGTAAGTACTTTAATTATGCGGGCATCACATTTTGAACCCGAGCCACGCTTTGTGCCTTTAGCAAGTACTATGTCGCCGTGCAGCACCATGTTCATTTGATGCTTGGCTATAAACCAATCTTTGCTCTCGCCTTCAACTTCTAAAAAGCCAAAACCGTCTCTGTGGCCAATTACTTTGCCTTTAGTTAAACCGGCTTCGTCAATTAGGGCGTAGCATTTAAACTTGTTAAAATACAACTGGCCGTCGCGTTCCATAGCTCGAAGGCGACGCTTAAATGCAATTTGGCGCTCGGTGTCGTTTACCGCTAGTTCATCACATAACTGTGTGTAATTAGCTGGTTTTGAACGCTCTTGAAGGTGAGTAAGTATAAACTCACGACTAGGGACTGGGTTTTCGTACTTTTCTTGTTCTCGGCTGAGATTTGGATCTTGGTTTGACATTCACTATCTTGTTAGTTGGTTATGTAGGTATTTTAACCCATATACGTAAAATGAGACAGGTAAAAGCGTATGAAACTTTTAATAAACCGCGTTAATAAGTAAAACATACGCTTGTGGGGCTTAATCACCACTTAATGTAAGGGCGTTTACAACCAGCCTTTTTGCTTTGCAATACGTGCTGCATCTACTCGGTTTGTGGCATTAAGCTTAGCTATTGCATCTGATAAGTAATTACGCGTGGTGCCTTCACTTATAAATAACTGCTTGGCTATGTCGCTTGTTTTAAGGCCATCGCTTGCAAGTTTTAATGCTTTGCGCTCTTTATCGGTGAGAGGGTCGGCATCATCAAGTGCGTTTATGGCAAGCTCTGGGTCAATAACCTTTTGCCCTTGCATTACTTTTTTTAGCGCGTTTATTAGCTCATCGCTTGGTGCTTCTTTTAGTATAAAACCTTTAACACCTGCACTTAACGAGCGCCTAATGTAACCCGCACGCGAAAACGTAGTCATTATTACCATTTTTATTGCTGGGAACTTTTCGGCTATACGCTCGCTAAGCTCGATACCATTCATGCTTGGCATTTCGATATCGGTTAATATTATATCTGGCAAAGCGTTGTCGCTAAGCGCATTTATGGCTTTAAGCGCATCTTGGCCATTACTTGATTGGCCTATTACCTCAATATTAAAATCAAGGCTTAGCAAAGCGGCTACTGCGTCGCGCACCAGTGCTTGATCTTCCACTAAATATACTTTGATCATTGTAAATCCTTAGCTGTAATTGGCAGCATTACATTTAAAGTAAACTTATCGCCACAGGTGTAAGTGGCACTGCCATTAAGTTGCTGTGCACGCTCTTTAATACCGTTTAGGCCATTACCAGCGTTTAATGAGGTACAAGGGGCGTTATCAGTTACGGTTATAAGTAATTGTTGCGGCGTTTGCTCAATATTAATTTCGCAATTTTTTGTACTGCTATGGCGCAATAAATTAGTGACTGCTTCTTTGATTATAAGCCCAGCTATGCCTTCAACTTTAGCGGGTAAGGTATTTAATATAACGTTAAAGGTAACGTTAAACTCTTGCTCAATAAGCCTTTGTTTAAGCTGCGCTATTTGGCTTACTAAATTGAGTTGTTTTAAATCGCTTACTGCATTTCTTACATCGCTAAGTAACTGCCTAGCTAAATCGGCTACTTGGGCAATTTCGTTATTTGCTTGTTCGTATCGCTCGCCTTGATTCAGCTTATTAGCAAGCTCAGCTTTTAACGCAATAGAGGAAAGCGAGTGACCTAAAATGTCGTGGAGGTCGCGGGCTATTCGCTCACGCTCTGCAATAGCGGCTAACTGCTCTAATTGATTAGCGCTTTCTTGCTCGCGCATTTTATGCAGTCGCTCTTTTTGACTAGCTATACCAAAAGCAAATAATGCGGCTGAAATTAATAATGTGCCCGCTAAAAAATATTTTACGTTTTCCATATCAGCTAAGTAGGCGCTTAATAACACAGTAAAAGCAATACCAAACACTGCGTATACCCTGTGCCTTTTACTATACGATTCACCCGCTATAAAAGTGATAAACCCGTATAAGGTAGACGTGCCTGTGGTATAAAATGTAGCGCTAAAACAAACCACTAGCATCATTATAAACAGTGTAGTTATTGATTTTGTTTCACAGTTCATGGCTTTGATGTAAAGCAAAATAAATACAATGTAAAACGCTACACTCATTACAATTGTATTTACCGGCAAGTGCGATAAATTAAAAAGCGTGGGTAATAAATAAAACCCCGTAAAAATTAACGGCGCGTATTGCCAAAACTTTTTATCTGCTGGTTTTGAAAGTGTATTTTGTTCACTCATATCAATACCTCTACGTTATTATTTTTATTTAAAGCACTATTTTTATTAATAAATATAAATAACACAAAAAAGGTAACGAGTATAAAGTAATCATTTATTGAAGCACTAAAACTTAATGAATCTAAAAACTCGCTAATAGTTAGGCTTATTAAAACTAATGTATTCATAGCAACCTCCAAGTAAGTAAGGTAACTATGCCAAAGCTCAAAATTAATAAGAGTGTGAAATGTCATTAACTTTGCTGACAATTGTCATGTTTTAAAAATTTCATTATTTGTGTACCCGCCCAGTGATAACATAATAAAAAAGGAGATGATGTTTACATGAAGCCAGAACAGCAGAGTTTAATTTACCTACATATTGCCGTGTTACTTTTTGGAGGGACTGCCCTATTTGCAAAGTTAATAGGGTTAAATGCAATTGATATTACGGTCTACCGCACGGCAATTGCTGGCATGGCACTTTTGGCGATGCTGTATTTTCAAAAAAAACAAATAAAACTACATAAAACAAAAGACTATTTTATAGCCTTATTGTTAGGTGTTGCGGTAGGTACACATTGGGTTACCTATTTTGCAGGTATGCAAATGGCAGGCGTTACCGTGGGCATGCTGGCCTTTTTTAGCTACCCAGTAATGACGGTATTTTTAGAGCCTTTATTTAATAAAAGTCGGCCACAATCAAAAGATATTATAAGTGCCGCAGTGGTAATTGTGGGCATTTATTTACTAGTGCCCACGGCCGATATAGGTGACGATGTAACGCTAGGTATAATTATGGGAATAATATCGGCTTTATTTTTTTCTTTAAGAAACATTACTCACAAGCGCTATTTTAGCCAATATGGCGGCCCGCAAACTATGTTTTATCAAACCCTAGTAGCAAGCTTAATGTTGTGCGTATTTATAGAAGTACCAATATATGAAGTGGGCAATCATGACCTTATTTTAATAGCCGTAGCGGGTATTATTTTTACTGCTACACCGCATTCATTGTTTGCAGCCAGTTTAGCGCATTTATCGGCGGCTACTGCGGGTTTAATTTCTTGCTTACAACCATTGTACGGTACACTACTTGCCGTAATTATTGTGCATGAACGCCCTTCAGTAATGACTTTAATAGGTGGAGCATTAATTGTAAGCGCAGCATGTTTTGAAACCTGGTCTATTACTAAAAAGGCTAAAAAATGAAAATTTTTGCACATCGCGGTGCCAGTGGCGACTTTCCTGAAAATACCAAAAGCGCGATTTTAGAAGCATTAAAAGTAGGTGTTGATGGCATAGAAGTTGATATTCAAAGTGCAATTGATAACTACATGCTAATACACGACTCTTGGCTTGATAGAACCACCAGCGGGCAAGGTAAAGTAAGCGACTTTACAGCGCAGCAACTTAGCAGCCTTGATGCGGGTAACGGTGAGCAAATACCTACACTTCAGCAGTTACTCGATTGGAACAATAATAAAACCTTACTTAATATAGAACTTAAACACGCGTTTGAGCTTGAAAAGTTTGCAGACATTTTAATAAGCAATATTGAAAAAGGCGTTATTTCGAAAAGTAATATTTTAGTGTCGTCGTTTGATCATCATCAAATTCACTGGCTTAAAAATGCGTTACCGTGGTTAAACATTGGCGCACTCACGTCATCAATTCCGTTAAATTACGCAAAATTTGCGCAAGAACTCAATGCCTTTAGTGTTCATGTAGATAAGAGCTTTGTAAATAAAGCCTTTGTAGATGATGCCATAGACCGTGGATTACAAGTGTATGCGTACACCGTAGACAAGCCTGAAGATATAGCACATATGCTAAAAATAGGTGTACATGGCATTTTTACTAACTACCCTGCTATAGCAAAAAAATATTTAGCCAACACGATTACTTGAGTTAACTGAGAGTTAGTCAATAATCTACATATAAAGTATCTATATTAGGTAAGCAATAAATGAGTAGTGTGATGCAAGTTTATAATTATATTGAGCAAACATTTTTTTATACGCTAACACGTAAAATTGTCGGTAATTTAAGCTTTGTATTTTTGTTTCAAGCTATTACGTTATTTTGGCTGTACCAAAGCCTTAGCGAGCAACACAATACCACTGCTTTTTGGCTACTTAGCGTAGTAATTGTAGCCGGCTTTATATTTACTATATTTTATATGCGTTACCTTATTGTGCGCCCAGTTACCGCAATGCGCGATACTTTAATAAACATTAACCAGCAAGATGCTAATTTAGCTGCAAATTTACCGCAGTTTTCGTATGACGAATTTAGAGATTTAAGCACACAATACAATATATTTACCAATCACCTGAGCGACCTACTTAGCACTACGCATGCAAGTGCTAAAGCCAGCGAATTAAGTAATGTTGATGTAAATACCGCTATGCAAAATACACAGCAATTAAGCGAGCAACAAACACATTTAAGTCACAGCATTATTAGCGCAAGTAACCAAATAACACAAAGCTTAGAAAACATAGTTAGTAATACCGACAGCGTACATAGCGTAAATAACGAGCATTTAGGCTTTGTTAAACTCTCTGCTGAGGAGCTTGCAAGCTTAGTGAGCCAAGTATCGCTTATCGGTAATATGCTGCAAAGTTTTTCTAAAACGGTCTCGGGGCTTAAAGAAAACAGTGAAAATATACGCAGCATTTTAAAAATGGTTGAAGAATTTTCGGATCAAACTAACTTATTGGCACTAAATGCCGCCATTGAGGCGGCTCGTGCTGGTGAGGCAGGCAGAGGCTTTGCTGTAGTGGCCGATGAAGTGCGCAC
The sequence above is drawn from the Pseudoalteromonas espejiana DSM 9414 genome and encodes:
- a CDS encoding TonB-dependent receptor family protein, with the translated sequence MTPKFLVSTLATAVALSLSAAATAKDSSENEQNFEQITVIGSEQAINDIPGSATFISDEELQKFEFTDISRVLASVPGVYVQEEDGYGLRPNIGMRGTGTGRNDKISVMEDGVLVAPAPYSAPSAYYFPTMGRMESIEVLKGAASVKYGPRTTGGVLNLVSRSLATEPNSSKGMVDAALGGDGYYKGHAYFSKEKNNTAGLIEVFTYGADGFKELPVGDDNTGFEKTDLLLKFGHTFGENDAHSLELKVKYSDETSDETYMGLTEDDYKANPNRRYAASQNDEMNTRHNAYQLNYAYRFGDGYELLATAYLNDFHRNWYKASKVSESYLEQYSNFEANPTSEGIEGIGIKANNRDYQAKGIQSELHIPAGDHYVTVGVRYHEDEMDRFQWQDTYTLNQDLSMTLTQSGIPGSDSNRVDSAEASTLFVQDEWTIDALVISAGLRYEDITITREEWAKSDSTRSNGLTKNVSNDTEILVPSLGATYTLNENVTLLAGIQKGYAPAAPGNADQDEEESVNIEFGSRFNAAGFNGEIIAFFSDYDNMHGNCTAAVGCSDDNIGDQYNYGEVEVSGFEFSAARTFNTDNIAFPVKFTYTYTDSEFKNDFDSAIWGPVNAGDAMPYVPENQAALSLGAEFSNFVINSQMRYVSNAHADLTDSGLDAIDSRVVWDLAAKYLIDANQKVYLSVDNLFDKTYIANRANGGIQPGKPRTVQMGYTYSF
- a CDS encoding DMT family transporter, whose protein sequence is MKPEQQSLIYLHIAVLLFGGTALFAKLIGLNAIDITVYRTAIAGMALLAMLYFQKKQIKLHKTKDYFIALLLGVAVGTHWVTYFAGMQMAGVTVGMLAFFSYPVMTVFLEPLFNKSRPQSKDIISAAVVIVGIYLLVPTADIGDDVTLGIIMGIISALFFSLRNITHKRYFSQYGGPQTMFYQTLVASLMLCVFIEVPIYEVGNHDLILIAVAGIIFTATPHSLFAASLAHLSAATAGLISCLQPLYGTLLAVIIVHERPSVMTLIGGALIVSAACFETWSITKKAKK
- the rlmB gene encoding 23S rRNA (guanosine(2251)-2'-O)-methyltransferase RlmB yields the protein MSNELIFGFHSVEAILSKEPERFLEIYALKGRDDKRLTPIINEARKFGISVQFMQRKALDNKANDEQHQGIIANVKAARVYNEKDLDEIIAREDTPFLLVLDGITDPHNLGACLRSADAAGVHAIIVPKDKSAKLNGTARKVACGAAETVPLIQVTNLARTLREIKDAGVWVVGTAGETDTHVFDANLTGPMAIVMGAEGEGMRRLTREHCDVLVKIPMAGSVSSLNVSVATGICLFEVLRQRNVNN
- a CDS encoding sensor histidine kinase — its product is MSEQNTLSKPADKKFWQYAPLIFTGFYLLPTLFNLSHLPVNTIVMSVAFYIVFILLYIKAMNCETKSITTLFIMMLVVCFSATFYTTGTSTLYGFITFIAGESYSKRHRVYAVFGIAFTVLLSAYLADMENVKYFLAGTLLISAALFAFGIASQKERLHKMREQESANQLEQLAAIAERERIARDLHDILGHSLSSIALKAELANKLNQGERYEQANNEIAQVADLARQLLSDVRNAVSDLKQLNLVSQIAQLKQRLIEQEFNVTFNVILNTLPAKVEGIAGLIIKEAVTNLLRHSSTKNCEINIEQTPQQLLITVTDNAPCTSLNAGNGLNGIKERAQQLNGSATYTCGDKFTLNVMLPITAKDLQ
- the rnr gene encoding ribonuclease R; translated protein: MSNQDPNLSREQEKYENPVPSREFILTHLQERSKPANYTQLCDELAVNDTERQIAFKRRLRAMERDGQLYFNKFKCYALIDEAGLTKGKVIGHRDGFGFLEVEGESKDWFIAKHQMNMVLHGDIVLAKGTKRGSGSKCDARIIKVLTNERAPIVGRYFVEHGIAVVVAEDPRITQDIIILPGSENGARHNQMVQVQITQNPSRNMNAVGKIIDVLGEHLAPGMEIEVALRNHDIPHVWPEEVEKQVAHLGEFVEEADKQGRVDLRDLPLVTIDGEDARDFDDAVYCERKKSGGWRLWVAIADVSHYVGMNTPLNKEAIARGNSVYFPEQVIPMLPKVLSNGLCSLNPKVDRLCMVAEMTISDAGKLSGYKFYEAVMNSHARLTYTKVNAILQGDEKLREEYASVVPHLTDLQQMYMALKSARQTRGAIEFETLETRFVFNAHRKIESIVPVIRNDAHKLIEECMILANVSAAKILEKHEASALYRVHDEPDQEKLGNFTQFLGELGIQSTLSDEPTPKEITQVLARLGDRPEAELIQTMLLRSMKQAVYQPDNIGHFGLALPAYAHFTSPIRRYPDLVVHRAIKAVIKAQGQQTSGAYAYTDDEVDQLGEQCSTTERRADDATREVADWLKCEFMQDHVGEEFNGVISSVTNFGLFIRLDDLQIDGLIHVTNLGDEYFQHDAAKHTLIGEHTHTVYRLGDKVTVQVASVSLDERRINLTLNGDAPQDRYARRRGGPKSAGRGKSSHAPASVRAQLKAGKIPGKHSSSDEKPKGDKKPASKNKGKPAGKSGAKPAGKKAAETTAKKKPKKKAVKKPKRPGKNARKRNSSGANNT
- a CDS encoding response regulator transcription factor, with the translated sequence MIKVYLVEDQALVRDAVAALLSLDFNIEVIGQSSNGQDALKAINALSDNALPDIILTDIEMPSMNGIELSERIAEKFPAIKMVIMTTFSRAGYIRRSLSAGVKGFILKEAPSDELINALKKVMQGQKVIDPELAINALDDADPLTDKERKALKLASDGLKTSDIAKQLFISEGTTRNYLSDAIAKLNATNRVDAARIAKQKGWL
- a CDS encoding glycerophosphodiester phosphodiesterase, producing MKIFAHRGASGDFPENTKSAILEALKVGVDGIEVDIQSAIDNYMLIHDSWLDRTTSGQGKVSDFTAQQLSSLDAGNGEQIPTLQQLLDWNNNKTLLNIELKHAFELEKFADILISNIEKGVISKSNILVSSFDHHQIHWLKNALPWLNIGALTSSIPLNYAKFAQELNAFSVHVDKSFVNKAFVDDAIDRGLQVYAYTVDKPEDIAHMLKIGVHGIFTNYPAIAKKYLANTIT
- a CDS encoding LysR family transcriptional regulator encodes the protein MKNISTDSLRTFVMVVEVGGFAKAGDLLGLSQPAVSLQIKRLEDLLGYKLFKKQGQRQVLNQYGELLLPMAKQMMQHNDAILQQFTSESITGKVRLGIPSEFAARILPSIIGDFVALYPEVSLEVKSRLSKHLLSASRQDQFDLVLALNEQLNSDKFPIFMQDELVWVGDLALAKNEVITLVTAPEGCIYRRRATDALKSAGIKYRIVYSNADLTGLIAAIKEGLGITVLAKSTVPSDLNFQPQSKHLPALGSIGISLVKSTGESEHAVDKLAEFIALRLGY